The nucleotide sequence ATCTGTCATCCTGATGGAAGACAAAACTCATTGGCTGCTGCACACACGGATATTTATTGTTCCCTAGGGTCCTTGGTGTTTAAGATGCTGGGTTGAGGACAGATTGACCCTAGTTGTTGAGGCTACTTCTTATTTGCTGGTCTTCTTGTCATAGGTGCCAGCACCCTTGTAGCCACTCACATAGCCTGAGTTGTTAGTTGTCTCTTCCCGGCCTGCGATGCCTTTGCCCTTGCCACTCTCGTCAAAGCGCTCCTTGTGGGTGCCCGTGTATTTGCTGGTGTCCGTCAGCCGGCTCACCCCACCTACTGTTGTTGCTTTCTGCAAGCCAGAGGAGAACGGGTCTgatccctctctttccctttgatgTCACACCCCTTCTCTGAAGACGGTCTCTGATTCTGCTAGTACTCATCACTGTTCTACCTTTGGGATAGGGCTACTTTCTCTAGGGCCCAGATGCAGCCAGGGGTGAGAACTGTGACAAGAGCCATCCACTCAGGAGAGTGGAAGGAGTTCGGTGTATGGGAACCCATGTGGGTTTgtgtggatttttctattttcaagggAGTTATTGTGACCGGGCTGCAGCCAGAGGACATCAACCCCAGATCCAATATGCAAGGTTCCTCCTATTGGGAGGGCCCTATTTGAAACCCAGAGTAGAGGGAACttaaaagagagaggggacaaATAGGGAACAGATGGTGGGTGAGAGGCAGGTGGTCAGAGGTTACAGGTTGGGATCAAGTAGCAAGTCCTCTGCACTAAGCATTCCCCCAAAGCTGTCTGGACACTTGGGAATGAGtctaaattttactattaaaataGATGTGGACCCTATCTGGGCCACAAGTTCCTCATCTCTAAACTAGTAGATGATCTCTAAAGTCTGTTCCAATACCAGCAGGGCACCAGAGGCTTCCTGCCTTGTCTCCCTACAGTATTACTAATGGTAGAGGTGAGGGACATTGGAAGGTGGGTTGGGAGGCAGGAGTAGCAGGGATCTAAGGAATAGGGTCAAGGGTCAGGGATGAAGCATGTCACTCACAGTAACACCAGTGGTAGCTGGATCCTTGCCTTCCATGAGTTTAAAAATGCTCTCCAGAGCTTCATCTGGTTTCTTGTCCTTGAATCGTTTCTGGCCCAGTTCCTTCATTGCCTCCTGGAACTGTTGAAATGTGATGGTTCGGGCATTCTTGGCCCTGGTCAGTCAGACAGAAACCCAGAACCTCTGGAACATGAAGTCATCATTTTCCAAGGTCCAACCCTCCCCTTATTCGAATTGGCCTCTTGACACTGAATGTCCTGAGGACAGGGCCAAGgacttagtaggtgctcagtagacCGATTACGCATGTTTTATCCCATGGACTCTTCCATGTCCCACTGCCTTGTTGGTTCTACTCACCACCCCTACTTCCCATCTCTGGCCCCTTACTTGACTTTGCTGAATACAATGTCCACATCAGTGGAGGTGACTGTCTTGCCATCCATGATGCCACAGTCTTTGCATAGTTTAGagaagtttttgttgtttatttcagTGCCATTGCTCGATGATTCTCCGAAGACAGAAAACCGCTGGaatgttctccctgcttctgaTGCCATGATCaactggaggtgggggaggagagtaGGGGGGGAGACTTGGGGGTGAAGGAGGAGGGGATGAGAGGACTGAGGAGTAATAAGGATGGGGGTTAAGATAAAATCAGGATCAGTGATAGGAACAAAGTCCctcttccctgtccctctctttccccatccccctcacTCATATCCCACCTACTGTTCCAGCACTAAGGGTACTAGTGTGGCTCCTACGTCCTGAATAATCACCACTACCACCCACTTCCCCACCACTTTTTTGCACCTAAGAGTACCCGGATGGTGTCTGACCCTTCCCAGcctttatttatgtgtgtgcagGTATGTGGGAGCTGGCTGACTGGAGAGACTGTGTGGCAATGGGGAAacagacaggggaggggagggaagtttCTATGACCTCAGCAGTGTTTATGTGACATCATCCCCAGAGACAACCCTAGTCTTGGTAGAGGGGTCTTTTCATTTCCCCACTTTGCTTGTTACATTGAGCAAGCTGCCAACCTTCTGATCTCTCCAGCTGATCAAGCTCTTCCTAATCATTCCAGCCCAGCCTGACCCAGTCTTCTGGGTCCTGGTCAAGTTGGTTTATACTCTGCCCCAAAGAGCTGAGAGGAGCCCAGGGAAGGGGTAATGAAAACAGGTTGGCATAAGTCCAACAGTGCCCTCCTTTTTAGTCTCAAGCCCAAGATAGTGACCGACATGGAGAATCCCAGTGGCTTTGGCAGACCGACCTCAATAAGAACTTTAAATGGCTTCCAGTGTTGGGCCTGACATAGAAAGAGCACAGGCCTTGGAGTATGACAGATCTGGGTGGGTCGAGGTGAGGGTGAGTGAGGGTGAGTCTCAGACTTCGAAAATCTTCCAGATAAGTTTCTGTGCAGGTCAGGGATTTCTCTTCAACCTGTTCTCTGGCTAGAAGCCATATAGATGGATGAACTTTAGGAATTCTAAAACAGAGCAACTGGGTTGGTGACttacctccccttcccttctaTTTAGTCACCAATTTCCGTGAATGTCACTTCCTTGTCTAACAAATCCTCTCTTTCCATTCCTATGGCTCCCACATTTAGTCAAGTTCTTGTTATCTCCTATCTGGTTGATTTCCCTGGCTTCTAAAGGAACTCtctcctaggggcacctgggtggctgagtcagttgagtTGATTAACTCTTGATAtcaggtcaggtcctgatctcagagttgtgggattaaGCCTGCCTGTGGTTGTGCCCCTCAcactgtggggagtctgctgaagattctctctccctctgctcctctccgcccctaaaataaataaatctttcaaagaaagaatgaacGAAAGAGAATCTCTCTCCTAAATGCAATGCCCCCCCATAATTCATCTTTATCACTCACCCATCAGAATAATTTTCACAAAACTATTTTTTATCCATTAATCCTGCTCAAGAACACTCTAAGGATCTCCAGTGCCAAGACTCTGTGCCTGTCATTCAAGGACTCTCATGCTAGGGTCACACTTTTACCAAACAATACCCATCTCTCATCAGTGTTATTCATCTGGGACCACATGGCTTGACAGGCTACCTCAGTGGCAAGAGCATGGCCTTGGAGTGGAATAAATCTGGGTGGGGATTTGAGTTCTGGTTTTGTCATTTACAGCACTAGTTGgttgaccttgggcaagagaCTAAAGCTTCTGTTAGAGAAATCTCTGAGCCTCATTGAGTTCCTCACCCGTACTGTGAAGACAATAATAGTACTGTAGGATAATATATAGGAAGTATCTTGCACATCGTAGTTAATATTCAGTTCTTCAAAGTAACTTGTGTATTTCTGCCCTCAAGTTTTccctcatgctttctttcttcctgaataCAATGTTCCTCTCTCCCACTCAGATATACTGTGGTTGTATTCCTCATGGGGTGGTACACCATGGGAACAAAACCCTTTTCCTCCTCTGAATTGTACCAAGATAATGGTTCCTAGCCTGTAGGCTGTAGTCTCCTGGGGAAAGGATTTCTGAATTATTGCAAGGACCCCTCAAATCTATATGTACACAGAACACTGATCatcaactgaaaaaataatatgCCTTGCACACATAGATATTACTATATACATAGGTGTTATCATGATTAGAATTCTATACAAACTGGGGTGTCTAGCTGGTTTGGttagtagagtatgtgactcttgagctTGAGGTTTAAGTTCGAGCCTCACTTTagatgtagagatgacttaaaaataaaaatctttaaaaaaaagaattctctacaAATTCTCTACAAACTACAAAAAAATTTTCTACAAACTCATTTAAAAGTATTGCTGaattcatggtttgtctccatcagAGGATACTAAAACCGTCAAGTGGGAATGAAAATCTCTGATCTCCCACTTGAGAAGGGTGGGAAATGATTGCCATAGGATTTATTGCCTAAACAATTAATCTTGTAAaagcatcatttttcttttttttttttttaaagattttatttatttgtcagagagagagagagggagagcgagcaagcacaggcagacagaatggcaggcagaggcagagggagaagcaggctccccgccgagcaaggagcccgataagggactcgatcccaggacgccgggaccatgacctgagctgaaggcagccgcccaaccaactgagccacccaggcgtcccaaagcatcatttttcttaacatttcccATATTTATTACTTCTCCCACCTATTCCACCATAAACTTCTAGAGAGGTCATGTATGACTACTTGTCACAATTCTCAGAATTACATGCATACACTGGCTTGCGCACAGTAGTTACTTAAAACTGTCGCTTCACTGAAGGTATAGTTTGAAGCTGCTTCTGGCCCAAGggcaggaag is from Mustela lutreola isolate mMusLut2 chromosome 7, mMusLut2.pri, whole genome shotgun sequence and encodes:
- the TPPP2 gene encoding tubulin polymerization-promoting protein family member 2 codes for the protein MASEAGRTFQRFSVFGESSSNGTEINNKNFSKLCKDCGIMDGKTVTSTDVDIVFSKVKAKNARTITFQQFQEAMKELGQKRFKDKKPDEALESIFKLMEGKDPATTGVTKATTVGGVSRLTDTSKYTGTHKERFDESGKGKGIAGREETTNNSGYVSGYKGAGTYDKKTSK